The Thermoanaerobaculia bacterium nucleotide sequence TGATTTTGATCGAGAACGGAGGGGCGACGCCGAGCGCTTTCGGTTTCGGCGACCTGGATTTCGCGGCGAAGTGGAAGGTCGTCGAAGAAACGCCCGGCTCGAAGCGCCCCGCGTTCACGGTCAACGCCGCCGTCGAGTTCCCGACGGGGAGCGAGAAGAAACAGCTCGGCTCGGGTCTGGCCGACTACGGCGTGAATCTGATTCTCCAGAAGAGCCTCTCACCCGTGACCCTGCTCCACGTCAACGCGGGCGTCCAGTTCGCCGGCAACACCCAGACCGGCGTCGTCGGAATCCACACCCCCGGACACATCCTGAGCTCGGGGGTGTCGGTGACGCGCGACTTCTCGCCCGCGCTCCATCTCGGGATCGACTTGAACGGCGCCGAGGTCCACGACGGGGGACCCAAGGAGCGACAGCTGCAGCTCACCCTCGGTGGAAACTACGCGTTCACGTCGGACGACACGTTCGATTTCGCGGTCCTCGTCGGCTGGGAAGGCGCGCCGCGCGTCGGGTTCCTCGTCGGAGTCTCGGTCACTCCGTAGCGTAACGTCGCGCCGGCTCTTCCTACTGGGCGCGGCCGGAGCCGGGCTCGTATTTCCACGCGGTCTGCGTGGCCGCTCCCTCGGCGAATCTCGTGTCGACGTATTCCTCGAACGCGATCTTCCGGTCGAGGACGCCCGTCTCGATCATGAGATCGCGGACCATGTCGAAGTCCGCCTTCCGGGGCGACAGCCGCGTGTAGATGACGCGATCGAGCGGCTCCGTCAGCGCGTGCCGCAGGATCTCGGGGCGCTGGCGATAGTAGTAGCGCGCCACGAAATCCGCGGCCAGCTCCCGGTGAGGCTTCCCTTCGTCGAGCCAGAGTCCCGATCGCGCGATGCCGTCGACGAGCACCTGGACCGCCTGCGGGCGCGTGTCGATGACGTCCTGCCGCACGACGACGACGCACGACATGAAGTCGGGCCAGTATTCGCGCGCCGGGAAGAGGACGCGGCCGTAGCCGGCGAGCTCGGCCTGCGACGGATACGGCTCTCCCATCGAGAAGGCGTCCACGGCCCCCGCCGCGAGCGCGCCCGTGACGTCGGCCGGCGACATCTCGATCATGTGGACGTCCTTCCCCGACATCCCGTTGCGCTGGAGCGCGCGGAAGACGATCAGCCTCTCGTCCGAGAAGCGGCTCGGGATCGCGATCGTCCGGCCCGCGAGATCGCGGACGGAATGGATCGGCCCGTCCTTGCGCACCACGACCGCGCTCCCGTAGCGGTGGCCGAGATAGACGATCTTGATCGGGACGCCCTGGGCGCGGAGAGCGATCGCCATCGGCGCGACCATGAAGCCGACCTGCATGCGGTTGGCGATCAGCGCCTCCTTGATCTCCGGAAATCCCTGGAACATCCGGGGGATGAAGAGGTTCCCGTCGAGCGAGTTGCGGGTGATGAAGTCGGTGACCGGGCACGCGAGGTGGCACGTGACGGGGATGTACGCGACGTTCAATTTCCGCTTCTCCGGCGGCAATCGATCGTTGAGCGCGGCCGACCAGTCGAAGTTCATCGCGAGGTGCGCGGCGGTGATCGCGATCACCCAGGCCGCCAGCCCGGAGAGCACGAGCCGGCGGGCGCGCTTCGGGGAGGACGCGCGGGTCATGCCCCCTCCGCGCGGAATCCCCAGCGCAGGGCGCGGAGCCGCGCGAGCCGCGCGATTCCGACGTTGAGCGCGAGGCCGATCACCCCGATCAGGAACATCGCCGCCACCACGAGATCGTACCGTTTCCCGGCGTTGCGGGAGTCGATGACGAGATACCCGAGGCCGGAGTTCACGGCGATCATCTCGGCGGCGACGACGACGAGCCAGGCGATCCCGAGCGCGATCCGGATCCCGCCGATCAGCTCCGGGAGCGCCGCCGGGAAGACGACCCGCGCGAGCAGCGCTCCTCGCGAAAGTCCGAAGTTCCGGCCCGCGTTCCGGTAGATCGCCGGCACGCCGCGCACGCCGTTCATCGCGGCGACGAGGATCGGGAAAACCGATCCCAGGAAGATCAGGAACGTCGCCGCCGTGTCGTTGACGCCGAAGAGGACGATCGCGACCGGGATCCATGCGAGCGGGCTGATCGGCCGCAGGAACTGGATCACGGGATTGGCCGCGCGCGCGGCCGCCGGCTGCCACCCCAGGAAGACCCCCAGGGGAATCCCGACCGCGACGGCCGCCCCGAAGCCCGCCGCGACCCGGAGGAGCGAGTCGCGCACGTAGGCGAGCAGGAGACCCTTCCGGGCGAGCTCCGCGATTCCCCTGGCCACCGCCGCCGGCGAGGGGAAAACCGTCGTCCCGGTCGCCCGGACGGCGGCATGCCAGATCGCGAGGAGAAGCGCCGCGGCGCCGAGGGGAAGGAGCACCGATTCGATCCTTCGCACGCGCATCAGATTTTGTGGGCGAGCCCGATTTCCTCGAAGATCCCGTCGCGGAGCTCGAGATACCGGCGGGAAGAAAGGTCGCGCGGGTGCGGCAGGTCGATCGGAACGATCCGGCGGATCCGCGCCGGGCGGGCCGACATGACCACGACGCGGTCGGCCAGCTGGACCGACTCTTCGATGTCGTGGGTCACGAAGAGGATCGTCTTCCTCTCCGCCTGCCAGATCCGGAGGAGCTCGCCGCGCATGACGAGCCGCGTGATCGAGTCGAGCGCGCCGAACGGCTCGTCGAGGAAGAGCGTGTCGGGGTCGACCGCGAGCGCTCGCGCCACCTCGACGCGCTGCTTCATTCCGCCCGAGAGCTCGTGGGGATACGCCCGCTCGAAGCCCGAGAGCCCGACCATGCCGACGTAGTGCGCGATGCGGCGCTCACGCTCGACGCGCGGGAGCTTCCCGAGGCCGAAGCCGATGTTCCCTTCGACGGTGAGCCACGGGAAGACGCCGCGCTCCTGGAAGACGAAGATCCGGCGCGGATCGGGGCCCCGGACCTCCTGCCCGTCGATCGTCGCCGAGCCCGCCGTCGGCGCGAGGAAGCCGGCGACGACGTTCAGGAGCGTCGACTTGCCGCAGCCGGAAGGCCCGAGGATGCACACGAACTCCCCCTCGCGAACGTCGAGGTCGATGTCCTCGAGAACGCGAACTTCGCTTCCCTCTGCGCGGAAAGTCATCCGCAGGCCGCGGATGGAGAGCTTCGCCCGGTCGGCGGCGGCGGCGGGAATCACGCCCACGACTCCTCTCCGGAATCGGCGTAGCCCCAGCGGAGCGCGGGCAGACGCTCGATCCGGCGCATGGCGGCGTCGAGCCCGACGCCGATCGCGCCGATCAAAACCATTCCCGCGACGACGAGGTCGTAGCGGTTGCCGGCGTTCCTCGCGTCGATGATCAGGAACCCGAGCCCGGAATTGACCGCGATCATCTCCGCGGCGACGACGACGAGCCAGGCGATCCCCAGGGAGAGCCGCAGCCCGACGAGGAGCCGGGGCAGGATCGCCGGAAGAAGGACCCGCCGGGCGATCTCGCCGGAGCTCAGTCCGAAGTTCCGCCCCGCGTTCCAGTGGATGTCGGGGACGTTCCCGACCGCCGTCATCGTCGCGATCGCGATCGGGAGCGACGACGCGACGAAGATGATGAAGACCGCCGACAGGTCGCCGACGCCGAACCAGAGGATCGCGAGCGGGATCCACGCGAGGGCCGAGATCGGCCGAACGAGCTCCAGCAGCGGGGCGAGAGCCATCGCCCCCCGCCGGTACCACGCGAGCGTGATCCCCAGGGGGACGCCGACGGCGACCGCGAGCAGGTAGCCCCAGGTCACGCGAAAGAGCGACGCGACCACGTGCTTGACCAGAAAACCCTTCCGCGCGAGCTCGGCGATCGCGCGGACGACCGGGAGAGGACCGGGAAGGAGCGGAAACCTTCCCGTCCGGATCGCCAGGTCCCACAGGACGATGAGCGCGGCGATTCCGGTGAACGGAAGAATCCGTTCTCCGAGTCGCGTCCGTCGTCTCGGCGAAATCCCGGGCTCCGTCAAGGCGCCGGAAAGTCTATCGGAGAATCGCTCGCGGGCCTTCTCGAACGGAAGGGAGCCGGTCCGTCCCGAAACTCATTGATCCGCGTGAACTTCCGGTGGCAGGAGGGCCGCAGGCGAAGTTCTTGCAAGAACCGGCGGGGCCACCAAAGGAAAGCAGGAGAACCGATCGATGAAGGACATCGGAAAGATTCTTCCGCGGGCAGCGACCGGGATCACGGGGATCGACGAGGTCCTGAAGGGCGGCCTGCCGGTGAACCGGCTCTATCTCCTCCAGGGGCAGCCCGGGGTGGGAAAGACGACCTTCTCGGTCCAGTTCCTGATCGAAGGAGTCCGGCAAGGCGAAAAGGGGATGTACATCACCCTCTCGGAGACCGAGGAAGAGATCCGGTCCGTCGCCGCCTCCCACGGATGGAACCTCGACGGCATCTCTCTCCAGGAGCTTTCGGCGCAGAGAGCGGCTCTCGAGCCTTCCTCGCAGAACACGCTCTTCTATCCGTCCGAGGTCGAGCTCGGCGAGACGATGCGGAGGGTTCTCGACGACATCGACCGTGTCGGCCCGAAGCGCATCGTCTTCGACTCCCTCTCGGACCTCCGCATGCTCTCGCAGAGCCCGCTCCGCTTCCGGCGGCAGATCCTGGCCCTCAAGCAGTACCTCGCCTCGCGCGACGCGACGGTGATTCTCGTCGAGGACATGTCGATCGAAGGCGGGGACCTGCAGCTCCAGAGCCTCGCCCACGGCGTGATCACGCTCGAGCAGCACTCCCCGGTCTACGGGGCCGACCGCCGGCGTCTCCGCGTCGTGAAGCTCCGCGGGTCGTCCTTCATCGCCGGATATCACGACTTCCGGATCGAGACCGGCGGAATGAAGGTCTTTCCGCGCCTGACGGCCACCGACTACCCGAGGCTCCAGAGCGAGGAACAGATCTCGAGCGACAGCCCGCAGATCGACGAGTTGATTGGAGGAGGTCTCGCCTTCGGCACGAGCACCTTGATCCTGGGGCCGGCGGGAACCGGGAAGTCGGCGCTCGCTTCGACCTACGCGTACGCCGCCGCCCGGAAAGGACACAAATCGATCTTCTTTCTCTTCGAGGAGGGTCTGGGAACGTTCTTCACGCGCGCGCGCTCGCTCGGAGCGGACCTCCTCCCCTTCGCCGAGGACGGGACGATCAGCGTCCGGCACCTGGATCCGGCCGAGCTCGCTCCGGGAGAGCTCGTCGAGCAGGTACGGGAGGCCGTGGAGAACGCCGGCGTCCGCATGGTCGTCATCGACAGTGTCGGGGGGTATCTCACGGCGATGCTCGAGGAAAACTCCCTTCTCTCGCAGATGCACGAGTTCCTGAACTACCTCCGGCGCCGGGGAGTGGTCGTGATCCTGGTGATGGCACAGCACGGCTTCCTCGGCCCCGCGATGGCGGCGCCGGTGGACGTCAGCTATCTCGCCGACAACGTCATCCTGCTGCGATATTTCGAAGCGGGGGGTCACCTTCTGAAGGCCATCTCCGTGGTCAAGAAGCGAGCCGGCTGGCACGAGACGTCGATCCGCGAGTACCGGGTGGACGCGTCCGGCGTGCGCGCGGGCAAGCCCCTCTCCGGATTCCAGGGGCTGATGACGGGAACGCCGCGCTTCACGGGGCGCGAGGAGGCGCTCCTGTCCGAGGGACATGAGCCTTCCCAATAGAGGGCCCGAGGAAATCGTCCTGATCCTGGCGCCGCGCGGACGGGACGGCGCCCTCGCGCGCGACCTGCTCGAAGCGGAAGGAATCTCGGCCCGGCTGTGCCCGGACCTCGTCGACTTCTGCGCGAAGCTCCCCGAGTCGGGCGCCGGGCTCGTCACCGAAGAGGCCCTGAGCCCCCACTTCGACTGCCTCGCCCGGGCGCTCCGCGACCAGCCGGCGTGGTCCGACTTCCCGATCGTGGTGTTCCGGTCGACCGAGCCCGACACCGCCGGACATCTCCTCGAGATGCTCGAGTACCTCGGCAACGTGACGCTCCTCGACCGGCCGGTCCGAAAGCTCAACCTCGCGACCGCCGTTCTCGCGGCGCTCCGGGCGCGCCGCCGCCAGTACGAGCTCCGCGACCGCCTCGCCGATCTCGAAGAAAACGTCCGCCAGCGCGACCGCTTCCTCGCCATCCTCGGTCACGAGCTGCGCAATCCCCTCGCCGCGATCACGGCCGCCGTCGAGCTCTCCCGGCGGCGGGGCAAGGCGGTGCTGTCGGAGGAGATCGGGGTCGTCCACCGCCAGAGCCGCCATCTCGCGCGCCTCGTCGACGACCTTCTCGACGTCTCCCGGGTGACCTCCGGCAAGATCGTGCTCGAGTGCGCGATCGTCGAGCTCGCCGAGCTCGCGGAACGGTGCGCGGAATCGCTCGCCCCTTCCGCGGCGGCCCGGGAGATCGACGTGAGCGTGATCGCGGACCGCGACGTCCGCGTCGAAGGGGATCCCGTCCGTCTCGAGCAGAGCGTCACGAACGTCCTGAACAACGCGATCAAGTACACCCCTCGCCGCGGCCACATCGTCGTCGAGGTCCGCCGCGAAGAGGGACGAGCCCTCGTCGCGATCCGCGACACGGGCGCGGGAATCTCGCCCGAGATGCTGCCGCACATCTTCAACCTCTTCACCCAGGCCCAGGACACGCTCGACCGCGCCCAGGGCGGGATGGGGATCGGTCTGACCCTGGTCAAGAGCCTCGTCTCGCTCCACGGGGGGAGGGTCGAGGCGAGGAGCGAGGGCCTCGGCCGGGGGAGCGAGTTCCGGATCTGGCTCCCGCTCGCCGCGGCCGCGCCCGCCGGCCCCGGGACGCCGCGCGACGAACCGGTCCCCGACTCGGCGACCCGCCGAATCGTGCTGATCGAGGACAACGGCGACCTCCGGGAATCGATCCGGCAGCTCCTCGAGCTCGACGGTCATTCGGTGGCGACGGCGGGAGACGGGGCGGAGGGACTCGAGCTGATCCGCTCTCTGCGCCCCGACGTCGCGCTGATCGACATCGGGCTGCCCCGTCTCGACGGATACGGGGTCGCGCGAACGGTGCGGTCCGAGCTCGGCCGCGACGCCCGGCTCATCGCGCTGACCGGATACGGCCAGGCCGAGGACCGGGAGAAGGCCGCGCGTGCGGGCTTCGACGGGCACCTCACGAAGCCGATCACGGGCCGAGCGCTGCGTCGGGTGCTTTCGGATGCCTCCCTCCCCCGCTGATCTCCCGCTCCCGCAATCTCTCGATATCTCCCGAGGGCCGTCCTCCGGCAGAGTGCGCCGAAGCGTGAGATACCCTCCTCGCCCGTTTCTCCCCGATCCCGCTTGAGCGGCGCGTTCTGGATCTCCCCGGACCCGGAGACCCCCGGAGGGTTTCGCATCCTCGCGACCGAGCCGGCCGACAATCCTCGCCGCTACGTTCTCGCCGACCGCGCCTCCGCCGGGCGGTTCCTCCGGGATCGCGGCGCCTCGGAGAGCGATATCCGCGAGGCGCTCGACGCCGCGATCCGCGAGGGACGGTCATCCGTGTTCGTCGAACCGGACGGGCCCGTCGCCTCGGACTGACCCGCGCGCCCGCTTGCGGCCGGCTTCAGGTCGACGTGATAGCTTGCCGCCGAAAACCGGAGGAAACGTCATGAGAGGTTCGCGTGCGCTCGTTACCCGGCTCGGTCTCGCCGCTCTCCTTGCCGGGGGAATCGCCCTTGGAGCCGGCGCCCCGGAGATTTCCGCCCCGCTCAAATCGGAAAAGCTCACGCTCCCGCCCGACGTTCCCGCCCCGTCCTTCGATCGGATCGAGATGCGGCGGGAAGCCGCCGGAACGTACACGGTCTCCCTCGTCCCGTCGGACCGCTCGCTCGTCCTCCCGTCGGTCGATCTGCGCCTCCTCGTCCCCCGCGTGCCGGCGCTCGCGCGCGGCAACGCCGATCTGACGAAGATCGCCCTCGTGCAGCGCGAGTTCAACCGCAACGAGGTGCACAACGATCTTCCCGGCGGTCTCGACTTCTCGATCGCGAACAACTGCCTGCGGCAGGGGCTCTGGGAGATCAAACTGACGGAAACGCGGGCGGGAAAGACGCAGACTCTCTACCACGCCTGGTTCGACTTCCCGAAGCCCGCGTATGCCGCGCTCTTCGAAGAGGTGAACGGATTTCCCTACGCCGACTGG carries:
- a CDS encoding transporter codes for the protein ILIENGGATPSAFGFGDLDFAAKWKVVEETPGSKRPAFTVNAAVEFPTGSEKKQLGSGLADYGVNLILQKSLSPVTLLHVNAGVQFAGNTQTGVVGIHTPGHILSSGVSVTRDFSPALHLGIDLNGAEVHDGGPKERQLQLTLGGNYAFTSDDTFDFAVLVGWEGAPRVGFLVGVSVTP
- a CDS encoding ABC transporter substrate-binding protein, translated to MTRASSPKRARRLVLSGLAAWVIAITAAHLAMNFDWSAALNDRLPPEKRKLNVAYIPVTCHLACPVTDFITRNSLDGNLFIPRMFQGFPEIKEALIANRMQVGFMVAPMAIALRAQGVPIKIVYLGHRYGSAVVVRKDGPIHSVRDLAGRTIAIPSRFSDERLIVFRALQRNGMSGKDVHMIEMSPADVTGALAAGAVDAFSMGEPYPSQAELAGYGRVLFPAREYWPDFMSCVVVVRQDVIDTRPQAVQVLVDGIARSGLWLDEGKPHRELAADFVARYYYRQRPEILRHALTEPLDRVIYTRLSPRKADFDMVRDLMIETGVLDRKIAFEEYVDTRFAEGAATQTAWKYEPGSGRAQ
- a CDS encoding ABC transporter permease; amino-acid sequence: MRVRRIESVLLPLGAAALLLAIWHAAVRATGTTVFPSPAAVARGIAELARKGLLLAYVRDSLLRVAAGFGAAVAVGIPLGVFLGWQPAAARAANPVIQFLRPISPLAWIPVAIVLFGVNDTAATFLIFLGSVFPILVAAMNGVRGVPAIYRNAGRNFGLSRGALLARVVFPAALPELIGGIRIALGIAWLVVVAAEMIAVNSGLGYLVIDSRNAGKRYDLVVAAMFLIGVIGLALNVGIARLARLRALRWGFRAEGA
- a CDS encoding ABC transporter ATP-binding protein; translation: MGVIPAAAADRAKLSIRGLRMTFRAEGSEVRVLEDIDLDVREGEFVCILGPSGCGKSTLLNVVAGFLAPTAGSATIDGQEVRGPDPRRIFVFQERGVFPWLTVEGNIGFGLGKLPRVERERRIAHYVGMVGLSGFERAYPHELSGGMKQRVEVARALAVDPDTLFLDEPFGALDSITRLVMRGELLRIWQAERKTILFVTHDIEESVQLADRVVVMSARPARIRRIVPIDLPHPRDLSSRRYLELRDGIFEEIGLAHKI
- a CDS encoding ABC transporter permease encodes the protein MTEPGISPRRRTRLGERILPFTGIAALIVLWDLAIRTGRFPLLPGPLPVVRAIAELARKGFLVKHVVASLFRVTWGYLLAVAVGVPLGITLAWYRRGAMALAPLLELVRPISALAWIPLAILWFGVGDLSAVFIIFVASSLPIAIATMTAVGNVPDIHWNAGRNFGLSSGEIARRVLLPAILPRLLVGLRLSLGIAWLVVVAAEMIAVNSGLGFLIIDARNAGNRYDLVVAGMVLIGAIGVGLDAAMRRIERLPALRWGYADSGEESWA
- a CDS encoding ATPase domain-containing protein — protein: MKDIGKILPRAATGITGIDEVLKGGLPVNRLYLLQGQPGVGKTTFSVQFLIEGVRQGEKGMYITLSETEEEIRSVAASHGWNLDGISLQELSAQRAALEPSSQNTLFYPSEVELGETMRRVLDDIDRVGPKRIVFDSLSDLRMLSQSPLRFRRQILALKQYLASRDATVILVEDMSIEGGDLQLQSLAHGVITLEQHSPVYGADRRRLRVVKLRGSSFIAGYHDFRIETGGMKVFPRLTATDYPRLQSEEQISSDSPQIDELIGGGLAFGTSTLILGPAGTGKSALASTYAYAAARKGHKSIFFLFEEGLGTFFTRARSLGADLLPFAEDGTISVRHLDPAELAPGELVEQVREAVENAGVRMVVIDSVGGYLTAMLEENSLLSQMHEFLNYLRRRGVVVILVMAQHGFLGPAMAAPVDVSYLADNVILLRYFEAGGHLLKAISVVKKRAGWHETSIREYRVDASGVRAGKPLSGFQGLMTGTPRFTGREEALLSEGHEPSQ
- a CDS encoding ATP-binding protein, coding for MSLPNRGPEEIVLILAPRGRDGALARDLLEAEGISARLCPDLVDFCAKLPESGAGLVTEEALSPHFDCLARALRDQPAWSDFPIVVFRSTEPDTAGHLLEMLEYLGNVTLLDRPVRKLNLATAVLAALRARRRQYELRDRLADLEENVRQRDRFLAILGHELRNPLAAITAAVELSRRRGKAVLSEEIGVVHRQSRHLARLVDDLLDVSRVTSGKIVLECAIVELAELAERCAESLAPSAAAREIDVSVIADRDVRVEGDPVRLEQSVTNVLNNAIKYTPRRGHIVVEVRREEGRALVAIRDTGAGISPEMLPHIFNLFTQAQDTLDRAQGGMGIGLTLVKSLVSLHGGRVEARSEGLGRGSEFRIWLPLAAAAPAGPGTPRDEPVPDSATRRIVLIEDNGDLRESIRQLLELDGHSVATAGDGAEGLELIRSLRPDVALIDIGLPRLDGYGVARTVRSELGRDARLIALTGYGQAEDREKAARAGFDGHLTKPITGRALRRVLSDASLPR